One segment of Enterobacter ludwigii DNA contains the following:
- the glgB gene encoding 1,4-alpha-glucan branching enzyme, translating to MSDRVDRDVINALIAGHFADPFSVLGMHRTEAGLEVRALLPDATEVWVIEPKTGRKVGNLECLDSRGFFSGVMPRRKNPFRYQLAVIWHGQQNLIDDPYSFGPLLQEMDAWLLSEGTHLRPYETLGAHADTMDGITGTRFAVWAPNAQRVSVVGQFNYWDGRRHPMRLRRESGIWELFIPGAHNGQLYKFEMIDAHGKLRIKSDPYAFEAQMRPETASMICGLPEKVVQSEERKQANRFDAPISVYEVHLGSWRRHTDNNFWLSYRELADQLVPYAKWMGFTHLELLPINEHPFDGSWGYQPTGMYAPTRRFGTRDDFRYFINAAHAAGLNVILDWVPGHFPSDDFSLSEFDGTKLYEHSDPREGYHQDWNTLIYNYGRREVANYLVGNALYWIERFGIDALRVDAVASMIYRDYSRKEGEWIPNEYGGRENLEAIEFLRNTNRIIGEQVEGAVTMAEESTDFPGVSRPPSTGGLGFWYKWNLGWMHDTLDYMKLDPVYRQYHHDKLTFGLLYNYTENFMLPLSHDEVVHGKKSILDRMPGDAWQKFANLRAYYGWMFAFPGKKLLFMGNEFAQGREWNHDTSLDWHLLEGGDNWHHGVQRLVRDLNLTYRHHKALHELDFDPYGFEWLVVDDHERSVFVFVRRDKAGNEIIVASNFTPVPRHHYRFGINQAGKWREILNTDSTHYHGSNAGNGGLVQSDAIESHGRPNSLSLTLPPLSTIWLIREGE from the coding sequence ATGTCCGATCGTGTGGATAGAGACGTGATTAATGCGCTTATTGCGGGTCATTTTGCCGACCCCTTTTCCGTACTGGGGATGCACCGTACCGAGGCCGGGCTGGAAGTCCGGGCACTGTTACCGGATGCCACAGAAGTGTGGGTTATCGAACCCAAAACCGGCCGCAAGGTCGGCAATCTGGAATGCCTCGATTCTCGTGGCTTCTTTTCGGGCGTAATGCCCCGTCGTAAAAACCCTTTTCGTTATCAGCTTGCCGTTATCTGGCATGGTCAGCAAAATCTCATCGATGATCCCTACAGCTTTGGGCCTCTTTTACAGGAGATGGACGCGTGGCTGCTGTCTGAAGGTACCCACCTGCGACCTTATGAAACGCTGGGTGCCCATGCCGATACGATGGATGGCATCACCGGCACGCGGTTTGCCGTGTGGGCGCCTAACGCCCAGCGAGTCTCCGTTGTCGGCCAGTTCAACTACTGGGATGGCCGTCGTCACCCGATGCGTCTGCGCCGTGAAAGCGGTATCTGGGAGCTGTTTATCCCCGGCGCGCACAACGGCCAGCTGTATAAATTCGAGATGATCGATGCGCACGGCAAGCTGCGTATTAAGTCCGACCCGTACGCCTTCGAAGCGCAAATGCGTCCGGAAACCGCGTCAATGATTTGCGGCCTGCCGGAGAAAGTTGTCCAGAGTGAAGAACGCAAGCAGGCCAACCGCTTTGATGCGCCAATTTCCGTCTACGAAGTGCATCTCGGTTCCTGGCGTCGCCATACCGATAACAACTTCTGGCTCAGCTACCGGGAGCTTGCCGACCAGCTGGTTCCGTACGCGAAATGGATGGGCTTTACCCACCTTGAGCTGCTGCCAATTAATGAACACCCGTTCGACGGAAGCTGGGGTTATCAGCCGACCGGGATGTATGCCCCGACGCGTCGCTTCGGCACGCGCGATGACTTCCGCTATTTTATCAATGCCGCGCACGCCGCCGGGTTAAACGTGATCCTCGACTGGGTGCCGGGCCATTTCCCGTCCGATGATTTTAGTCTTTCAGAGTTTGACGGCACTAAGCTGTACGAGCACAGCGACCCGCGCGAAGGCTATCACCAGGACTGGAACACGCTGATCTACAACTACGGTCGTCGTGAAGTGGCAAACTACCTCGTGGGCAATGCGCTGTACTGGATTGAGCGCTTTGGCATTGATGCCCTGCGCGTTGATGCCGTGGCGTCGATGATCTACCGCGACTACAGCCGCAAAGAAGGCGAGTGGATCCCGAACGAGTATGGCGGCCGTGAAAACCTGGAAGCGATTGAGTTTCTGCGCAACACCAACCGTATTATCGGCGAGCAGGTAGAAGGTGCGGTGACGATGGCGGAAGAGTCCACCGACTTCCCTGGCGTCTCCCGTCCACCGTCAACCGGCGGACTGGGGTTCTGGTACAAATGGAACCTGGGGTGGATGCACGACACGCTCGACTACATGAAGCTGGATCCCGTCTACCGTCAGTATCACCATGACAAACTCACCTTCGGGCTGCTCTACAACTACACCGAGAACTTCATGCTGCCGCTGTCGCATGACGAAGTGGTGCATGGCAAAAAATCCATTCTCGACCGCATGCCGGGCGATGCATGGCAGAAGTTCGCCAACCTGCGTGCCTACTACGGCTGGATGTTCGCCTTCCCGGGTAAAAAACTGCTGTTTATGGGCAATGAGTTCGCCCAGGGGCGCGAGTGGAACCACGACACCAGCCTCGACTGGCATCTGCTGGAAGGGGGCGACAACTGGCACCACGGCGTACAGCGTCTGGTGCGGGACCTTAACCTGACCTACCGTCACCACAAAGCCCTGCATGAGCTTGATTTTGACCCGTACGGTTTCGAGTGGCTGGTGGTGGATGACCATGAGCGCTCGGTGTTTGTCTTTGTGCGACGGGATAAAGCCGGCAACGAAATTATCGTCGCCAGCAACTTTACCCCTGTACCGCGCCATCATTATCGCTTCGGGATTAACCAGGCCGGCAAGTGGCGTGAAATCCTGAATACCGATTCCACGCACTACCACGGCAGCAATGCCGGTAACGGTGGTCTGGTGCAAAGCGATGCCATTGAAAGCCACGGGCGACCGAATTCCCTGAGCCTTACGCTACCGCCGCTCAGCACCATCTGGCTGATCCGGGAGGGGGAATGA
- the asd gene encoding aspartate-semialdehyde dehydrogenase has translation MKNVGFIGWRGMVGSVLMQRMVEERDFDAIRPVFFSTSQLGQAAPSFGGSTGTLQDAFDLEALKALDIIVTCQGGDYTNEIYPKLRESGWQGYWIDAASSLRMKDDAIIILDPVNQDVITDGLNNGVKTFVGGNCTVSLMLMSLGGLFAQDLVEWVSVATYQAASGGGARHMRELLTQMGQLHHSVATELANPASAILDIERKVTELTRSGELPVDNFGVPLAGGLIPWIDKQLDNGQTREEWKGQAETNKILNTANTIPVDGLCVRIGALRCHSQAFTIKLKKDVSIPTVEELLAAHNPWAKVVPNDRDITMHELTPAAVTGTLTTPVGRLRKLNMGPEFLSAFTVGDQLLWGAAEPLRRMLRQLA, from the coding sequence ATGAAAAACGTTGGTTTTATCGGCTGGCGCGGTATGGTCGGCTCTGTTCTCATGCAACGCATGGTTGAAGAGCGCGATTTTGACGCCATCCGCCCGGTCTTCTTCTCCACTTCCCAGCTCGGCCAGGCTGCACCTTCTTTTGGCGGCAGCACCGGTACGTTGCAGGATGCTTTCGATCTGGAAGCGCTGAAGGCACTCGACATTATTGTCACTTGCCAGGGCGGCGATTATACCAACGAAATTTATCCAAAGCTGCGTGAAAGCGGCTGGCAGGGCTACTGGATTGATGCGGCGTCTTCACTGCGCATGAAAGACGATGCCATCATCATTCTCGACCCGGTCAACCAGGACGTCATCACCGACGGCCTGAACAACGGCGTAAAAACCTTTGTCGGCGGTAACTGCACCGTCAGCCTGATGCTGATGTCCCTCGGCGGCCTGTTCGCACAGGACCTGGTGGAGTGGGTCTCCGTGGCGACTTACCAGGCCGCGTCCGGCGGCGGTGCGCGTCATATGCGCGAGCTGCTGACGCAGATGGGCCAGTTGCACCACAGCGTTGCGACCGAGCTGGCAAATCCGGCCTCCGCTATTCTCGATATCGAGCGTAAAGTCACCGAGCTGACCCGCAGCGGCGAGCTGCCGGTGGATAACTTTGGTGTACCGCTGGCCGGTGGTCTGATCCCGTGGATCGACAAACAGCTGGATAACGGCCAGACCCGCGAAGAGTGGAAAGGTCAGGCTGAGACCAACAAAATACTCAATACCGCGAACACCATTCCAGTTGACGGTCTGTGCGTACGTATCGGCGCGCTGCGCTGCCACAGCCAGGCCTTCACGATTAAACTGAAAAAAGATGTGTCGATTCCGACCGTGGAAGAGCTGCTGGCTGCACACAACCCGTGGGCGAAAGTGGTTCCAAACGATCGCGACATCACCATGCATGAATTGACCCCGGCTGCCGTCACCGGCACGCTGACCACCCCGGTGGGTCGTCTGCGTAAGCTGAACATGGGGCCGGAGTTCCTTTCTGCATTCACCGTCGGCGACCAGCTTCTGTGGGGCGCAGCCGAGCCGCTGCGTCGCATGCTGCGCCAGCTGGCGTAA
- the yhgN gene encoding NAAT family transporter YhgN: MSEIISAAVLLILIMDPLGNLPIFMSVLKHTEPKRRRAIMIRELLIALLVMFIFLFAGEKILAFLNLRAETVSISGGIILFLIAIKMIFPSAEGSSSGLPAGEEPFIVPLAIPLVAGPTILATLMLLSHQYPNQMSHLVIALLIAWGGTFIILLQSSLFLRLLGEKGVNALERLMGLILVMMATQMFLDGIRAWMKG, from the coding sequence ATGAGTGAAATCATATCCGCGGCGGTTTTATTGATCCTGATAATGGATCCTCTGGGCAACCTGCCTATCTTCATGTCGGTGCTGAAGCACACCGAACCCAAACGCCGTCGGGCGATCATGATCCGCGAGCTGCTTATCGCGCTGCTGGTGATGTTCATCTTCCTGTTTGCCGGTGAGAAAATCCTCGCCTTCCTGAATCTGCGTGCCGAAACGGTTTCGATTTCCGGTGGGATTATCCTGTTCCTGATAGCGATTAAGATGATTTTCCCGAGCGCTGAAGGCAGCAGCAGCGGCCTGCCCGCGGGGGAAGAGCCGTTTATTGTGCCGCTGGCGATTCCCCTTGTCGCCGGACCGACGATTCTGGCAACGCTGATGCTGCTGTCGCATCAGTACCCCAATCAGATGAGCCATCTGGTGATTGCCTTGCTGATTGCCTGGGGCGGGACGTTTATCATTCTGCTGCAGTCGTCGTTGTTCCTGCGCCTGCTGGGTGAGAAAGGCGTAAACGCGCTGGAGCGCCTGATGGGGTTGATTCTGGTGATGATGGCGACGCAGATGTTCCTGGACGGGATCCGCGCGTGGATGAAGGGCTAG
- the gntU gene encoding gluconate transporter has product MSTLTLVLTAVGSVLLLLFLVMKARMHAFVALMVVSIGAGLFSGMPLDKIAATMEKGMGGTLGFLAIVVALGAMFGKILHETGAVDQIAVKMLKSFGHSRAHYAIGLAGLICALPLFFEVAVVLLISVAFSMARHTGTNLVKLVIPLFAGVAAAAAFLLPGPAPMLLASQMHADFGWMILIGLCAAIPGMIIAGPLWGNFISRYVELHIPDDVTEPHLGEGKMPSFGFSLALILLPLVLVGLKTIAARFVPVGSTAYEWFEFIGHPFTAILVACLVAMYGLAMRQGMPKDKVMEICGHALQPAGIILLVIGAGGVFKQVLVDSGVGPALGEALTGMGLPIAVTCFVLAAAVRIIQGSATVACLTAVGLVMPVIEQLNYSGAQMAALSICIAGGSIVVSHVNDAGFWLFGKFTGATEAQTLKTWTLMETILGTTGAIVGMIAFTLLS; this is encoded by the coding sequence TTGAGTACATTAACGCTAGTTTTAACAGCAGTTGGTTCCGTATTGCTGCTGCTGTTTTTAGTGATGAAAGCGCGTATGCATGCTTTCGTTGCCTTAATGGTGGTGTCTATTGGTGCAGGTCTCTTTTCCGGTATGCCGCTCGATAAGATCGCAGCGACGATGGAAAAAGGGATGGGAGGCACGCTGGGTTTCCTGGCCATTGTGGTCGCGCTGGGCGCGATGTTTGGCAAGATCCTGCATGAGACGGGCGCAGTCGACCAGATTGCCGTCAAAATGCTCAAATCCTTCGGACACAGCCGTGCGCACTACGCGATTGGCCTCGCCGGTCTGATTTGTGCGCTGCCGCTGTTCTTCGAAGTGGCCGTGGTGCTGCTGATTAGCGTGGCGTTCTCGATGGCGCGCCATACCGGCACTAACCTCGTGAAGCTGGTGATTCCGCTGTTTGCGGGCGTGGCGGCTGCGGCGGCGTTCCTGCTGCCTGGGCCTGCGCCGATGCTGCTGGCTTCTCAGATGCACGCCGATTTTGGCTGGATGATCCTGATTGGCCTGTGTGCGGCAATCCCGGGAATGATTATTGCCGGCCCGCTGTGGGGCAACTTCATCAGCCGTTACGTTGAGCTTCACATTCCGGATGACGTCACCGAGCCGCACCTTGGCGAAGGCAAAATGCCGTCCTTCGGCTTCAGCCTGGCGCTGATCCTGCTGCCGCTGGTGCTGGTGGGGCTGAAAACCATCGCCGCGCGTTTCGTGCCGGTGGGGTCTACCGCGTACGAATGGTTTGAGTTTATCGGCCACCCGTTCACCGCGATCCTGGTGGCGTGTCTGGTGGCGATGTACGGCCTGGCGATGCGCCAGGGCATGCCGAAAGACAAAGTGATGGAAATCTGCGGCCATGCGCTGCAGCCTGCGGGTATCATTCTGCTGGTGATCGGTGCCGGTGGCGTGTTCAAACAGGTGCTGGTGGATTCCGGCGTGGGTCCGGCGCTGGGCGAAGCCCTGACCGGCATGGGGCTGCCCATTGCGGTGACCTGTTTCGTACTGGCTGCGGCGGTGCGTATCATCCAGGGCTCTGCGACGGTGGCATGTTTAACCGCCGTGGGTCTGGTGATGCCGGTGATTGAACAGCTTAACTACTCCGGTGCCCAGATGGCCGCGCTCTCAATCTGTATTGCGGGCGGTTCGATTGTGGTGTCACACGTCAACGACGCCGGCTTCTGGCTGTTCGGTAAATTTACCGGTGCGACCGAAGCGCAAACCCTGAAAACCTGGACGCTGATGGAAACCATCCTCGGCACGACGGGTGCCATTGTCGGGATGATTGCGTTTACGCTGCTGAGTTAA
- the gntK gene encoding gluconokinase, whose product MSTTNHDHHVYVLMGVSGSGKSAVASEVAHQLHAAFLDGDFLHPRSNIMKMASGEPLNDDDRKPWLQALNDAAFAMQRTNKVSLIVCSALKKTYRDLLRDGNPNLSFIYLKGDFEVIESRLKARKGHFFKTQMLVTQFEALQEPGDDEKDVLVVDIDQSLEGVVASTIEVINKRQ is encoded by the coding sequence TTGAGCACGACTAATCATGATCACCACGTTTACGTCCTGATGGGCGTTTCCGGTAGCGGTAAATCTGCCGTGGCCAGCGAAGTGGCGCATCAACTTCATGCGGCGTTTCTTGATGGCGACTTCCTCCATCCGCGCAGCAATATCATGAAAATGGCCTCCGGCGAGCCGCTGAACGATGACGACCGCAAACCGTGGTTGCAGGCGCTGAATGACGCCGCGTTCGCGATGCAGCGTACCAACAAGGTTTCCCTGATCGTCTGCTCCGCGCTGAAAAAAACCTACCGCGACCTGCTGCGTGACGGCAACCCGAACCTCTCTTTCATCTACCTGAAAGGCGATTTCGAGGTGATTGAAAGCCGTCTGAAGGCGCGTAAAGGCCACTTCTTCAAAACCCAGATGCTGGTGACGCAGTTCGAAGCGTTGCAGGAGCCGGGCGACGATGAGAAAGACGTCTTAGTGGTTGATATCGATCAGTCACTGGAGGGTGTTGTTGCCAGCACCATCGAGGTCATTAATAAAAGGCAGTAA
- the gntR gene encoding gluconate operon transcriptional repressor GntR encodes MKKKRPVLQDVADRVGVTKMTVSRFLRNPEQVSVALRGKIAAALDELGYIPNRAPDILSNATSRAVGVLLPSLTNQVFAEVLRGIESVTDAFGYQTMLAHYGYKPELEEERLESMLSWNIDGLILTERTHTPRTLKMIEVAGIPVVELMDSQSPCLDIAVGFDNFEAARQMTAAIIARGHRHIAYLGARLDERTIIKQKGYEQAMLDAGLTPYSVMVEQSSSYTSGIELMRQARREYPQLDGIFCTNDDLAVGAAFECQRLGLKIPEDMAIAGFHGHDIGQVMEPRLASVLTPRERMGRIGAERLLARIRGETVTPKMLDLGFTLSPGGSI; translated from the coding sequence ATGAAAAAGAAACGCCCCGTACTTCAGGATGTAGCCGATCGCGTCGGTGTGACCAAAATGACGGTCAGCCGGTTTTTACGTAACCCGGAACAGGTTTCCGTGGCGTTGCGTGGCAAGATTGCCGCTGCCCTCGATGAACTGGGGTATATCCCTAACCGCGCCCCCGATATTCTTTCGAATGCGACCAGCCGTGCGGTTGGCGTCCTCCTGCCTTCCTTAACCAACCAGGTTTTTGCCGAAGTGTTGCGCGGCATTGAAAGCGTGACCGATGCCTTTGGCTATCAGACCATGCTCGCTCACTATGGGTACAAGCCGGAACTGGAAGAAGAACGTCTTGAGTCCATGCTCTCCTGGAACATCGACGGTCTGATTTTAACCGAACGTACTCACACCCCCCGTACGCTAAAAATGATTGAAGTGGCAGGCATTCCGGTGGTGGAGCTGATGGACAGCCAGTCGCCGTGTCTCGATATTGCGGTGGGCTTTGATAACTTCGAAGCGGCACGCCAGATGACGGCGGCCATCATCGCCCGCGGCCATCGCCACATTGCCTACCTGGGTGCACGTCTGGATGAACGTACTATCATCAAACAGAAGGGATACGAGCAGGCAATGCTCGACGCCGGTTTAACACCGTACAGCGTGATGGTTGAGCAGTCGTCATCCTATACGTCGGGTATTGAGCTGATGCGTCAGGCACGACGCGAGTATCCGCAACTGGACGGTATTTTCTGTACCAACGATGACCTTGCGGTCGGTGCAGCGTTCGAATGCCAGCGTCTGGGGCTGAAGATCCCCGAAGATATGGCGATTGCCGGTTTCCACGGCCACGATATCGGCCAGGTGATGGAACCCCGTCTGGCGAGCGTCCTGACACCGCGTGAACGTATGGGCCGTATTGGCGCAGAACGCCTGCTGGCGCGCATACGTGGCGAGACGGTGACGCCGAAAATGTTAGATTTAGGTTTCACCTTGTCACCGGGTGGATCTATTTAA
- a CDS encoding pirin family protein: MIYLRKANERGHANHGWLDSWHSFSFADYYDPNFMGFSALRVINDDVIDAGQGFGTHPHKDMEILTYVLEGAVEHQDSMGNKEQVPAGEFQIMSAGTGVRHSEYNPSKTEKLHLYQIWIIPEETGITPRYEQRRFDAKQGKQLVLSPDARDGSLKVHQDMELYRWALAKDEQSVHQIAANRRVWIQVVKGEVSINGTKATTADGLAIWDEQALSVHADSESEILLFDLPPV; the protein is encoded by the coding sequence ATGATCTACTTACGCAAAGCAAACGAACGTGGTCACGCGAATCATGGCTGGCTGGACTCATGGCATTCATTCTCGTTTGCTGACTACTACGACCCGAACTTTATGGGCTTCTCCGCACTGCGCGTCATTAACGATGACGTGATTGATGCAGGCCAGGGCTTCGGTACCCACCCGCACAAAGACATGGAAATCCTGACGTATGTGCTGGAAGGGGCGGTTGAGCACCAGGACAGCATGGGCAACAAAGAGCAGGTTCCGGCGGGCGAGTTCCAGATTATGAGTGCGGGTACCGGGGTGCGTCACTCTGAATACAACCCAAGCAAAACGGAAAAACTGCACCTGTATCAAATCTGGATCATTCCGGAAGAAACCGGCATCACCCCGCGCTACGAACAGCGCCGCTTTGATGCTAAACAGGGCAAACAGCTGGTGCTCTCTCCGGATGCGCGTGACGGTTCGCTGAAAGTGCACCAGGATATGGAACTGTACCGCTGGGCGCTGGCAAAAGACGAACAGTCTGTCCATCAGATTGCCGCTAACCGCCGCGTCTGGATCCAGGTGGTGAAAGGCGAGGTGTCTATTAACGGCACGAAAGCTACCACGGCGGATGGTCTGGCAATCTGGGATGAGCAGGCACTGTCCGTGCATGCCGACAGTGAAAGCGAAATTCTGCTGTTTGATCTGCCACCGGTGTAA
- a CDS encoding oxidoreductase: protein MTLHCAFIGFGKSTTRYHLPYVLNRKDSWHVAHIYRRRAKPEEQSPQYSHIHFTSDLDEVLNDPQVKLVIVCTHADSHFEYAKRALEAGKNVLVEKPFTPTMAEAKTLFDLAKRKGLTVTPYQNRRFDSCFLTAKKVIESGKLGDIVEIESHFDYYRPVAETHPGLPQDGSFYGLGVHTLDQIISLFGRPDHMAYDIRSLRNKANPDDTFEAQLFYGDLKAIVKTSHLVKIDYPKFIVHGTRGSFIKYGIDQQETSLKANIMPGDPGFAADDSVGVLEYVNEEGITVREDVKPEAGDYGRVYDALYETLTNGAPNYVKESEVMTNLELLERAFEQASPATITLAR, encoded by the coding sequence ATGACATTACATTGCGCATTTATTGGATTTGGCAAAAGCACCACGCGTTACCACCTTCCGTATGTTCTCAACCGCAAAGACAGCTGGCACGTTGCCCATATCTACCGGCGTCGCGCGAAGCCGGAAGAGCAGTCTCCCCAGTACTCCCATATTCATTTCACCAGCGATCTTGATGAGGTCCTCAACGATCCGCAGGTCAAACTGGTGATTGTCTGTACCCACGCTGACAGCCATTTCGAGTACGCAAAACGCGCGCTGGAGGCGGGCAAAAACGTGCTGGTGGAAAAGCCGTTTACCCCGACAATGGCAGAGGCGAAAACGTTGTTTGACCTGGCGAAGCGCAAAGGGCTGACCGTCACGCCGTACCAAAACCGCCGCTTTGACAGCTGCTTCCTGACGGCAAAAAAAGTGATTGAGAGCGGTAAACTGGGTGACATCGTCGAGATTGAAAGCCACTTTGATTACTACCGTCCGGTGGCCGAAACGCATCCCGGTCTGCCGCAGGATGGCTCATTCTATGGTCTGGGCGTGCATACGCTCGATCAAATCATCTCTCTGTTTGGCCGACCAGACCACATGGCGTACGACATCCGCAGCCTGCGCAACAAAGCCAATCCGGATGACACCTTCGAAGCCCAGCTGTTTTACGGCGACCTGAAAGCCATCGTCAAAACCAGCCATCTGGTGAAAATTGACTACCCGAAATTTATTGTGCATGGCACCAGAGGCTCGTTTATCAAGTACGGTATCGACCAGCAGGAGACCAGCCTGAAGGCGAACATTATGCCCGGCGACCCGGGGTTTGCGGCGGATGACTCCGTGGGCGTTCTGGAGTACGTCAACGAAGAGGGCATCACCGTTAGAGAGGACGTGAAACCCGAAGCGGGTGACTATGGCCGCGTTTACGATGCGCTGTATGAGACCCTGACTAACGGTGCGCCCAATTACGTCAAGGAATCTGAAGTTATGACCAATCTCGAACTCCTTGAACGGGCCTTCGAACAGGCCTCTCCTGCCACGATAACCCTCGCCAGATAA
- the yhhY gene encoding N-acetyltransferase — translation MSEIVIRHIEARDAEALRDIMSHPGVYHDTLQLPHPSMDMWHDRVATKPGRRHLVACLDQRVVGHMALDVMENPRRSHVATFGISVAADVQGRGVGRALMREMVNLCDNWLRIERIELTVFADNPAALALYKKFGFEIEGTGRNFALRNGDYVDAYYMARLK, via the coding sequence ATGAGTGAGATTGTGATACGCCATATCGAAGCCCGCGATGCAGAAGCGTTACGTGACATTATGTCGCATCCTGGGGTGTATCACGACACGCTACAACTTCCCCATCCCTCAATGGATATGTGGCATGACCGGGTCGCGACGAAACCGGGAAGACGGCATCTCGTCGCCTGTCTTGACCAGCGAGTGGTTGGCCATATGGCACTCGATGTGATGGAAAATCCCCGCCGCAGCCACGTTGCAACGTTCGGCATTAGCGTGGCCGCTGATGTACAGGGACGCGGTGTGGGTCGTGCGCTCATGCGCGAAATGGTCAATCTCTGCGACAACTGGTTGCGCATTGAACGCATTGAGCTCACGGTTTTTGCGGATAACCCTGCGGCACTGGCGCTGTATAAGAAGTTTGGGTTTGAAATCGAAGGGACCGGCAGGAACTTCGCCCTGCGTAACGGCGACTATGTGGACGCGTATTACATGGCGCGGCTGAAGTGA
- the ggt gene encoding gamma-glutamyltransferase, producing the protein MKPTFLRWIAIAALMAGGTFSVAANPPAAPPVSYGVEEDVFHPVRATQGMVASVDALATKVGVDILRQGGNAVDAAVAVGYALAVTHPQAGNLGGGGFMMLRTKDGKTTAIDFREMAPGQASRDMFLDDQGNPDSKKSLTSHLASGTPGTVAGFSLALEKYGTLPLNKVVQPAIKLAREGFVVNDALADDLKTYGSEVIPNHENSKAIFWKDGEPLKKGDKLVQKNLAKSLELIAEHGPDAFYKGAIADQIAEEMQKNGGLITKADLAEYKAVEREPIHGSYRGYDVFSMPPPSSGGIHIVQILNILENFDMHKFGFGSADAMQVMAEAEKRAYADRSEYLGDPDFVKVPWQALTNKAYAKSIADEIDINKAKPSSEIRPGKLAPYESNQTTHFSVVDKDGNAVAVTYTLNTTFGTGIVAGNSGILLNNEMDDFSAKPGVPNVYGLVGGDANAVGPKKRPLSSMSPTIVVKDGKTWLVTGSPGGSRIITTVLQMVVNSIDFGMNVAEATNAPRFHHQWLPDELRVEKGFSPDTLKLLEQRGQKVALKEAMGSTQSIMVGPDGTLFGASDPRSVDDLTAGF; encoded by the coding sequence ATGAAACCAACGTTTTTGCGCTGGATAGCGATCGCCGCGCTGATGGCAGGCGGCACATTTAGCGTGGCGGCCAACCCGCCAGCGGCTCCGCCAGTCTCGTACGGCGTGGAGGAAGATGTTTTTCATCCCGTGCGGGCAACGCAGGGTATGGTGGCGTCGGTGGATGCGCTGGCAACGAAAGTGGGCGTCGATATTCTCCGTCAGGGCGGTAATGCGGTGGATGCGGCAGTCGCGGTGGGCTATGCGCTGGCGGTGACGCATCCGCAGGCGGGGAACCTGGGCGGCGGCGGCTTTATGATGCTGCGGACCAAAGACGGCAAAACCACCGCCATCGACTTCCGTGAGATGGCCCCAGGACAGGCTTCCCGCGATATGTTCCTTGACGATCAAGGCAACCCGGACAGCAAAAAATCCCTGACCTCGCATCTCGCCTCCGGTACGCCGGGCACCGTCGCAGGCTTCTCCCTGGCGCTGGAAAAATATGGCACCCTGCCGCTCAACAAAGTGGTACAGCCTGCGATTAAGCTCGCCCGCGAAGGTTTTGTGGTGAATGACGCCCTGGCTGACGATCTTAAAACCTATGGCAGCGAAGTGATTCCGAATCACGAAAACAGCAAGGCTATCTTCTGGAAAGACGGCGAACCGCTGAAGAAGGGCGATAAGCTGGTGCAAAAGAACCTGGCGAAAAGTCTGGAGCTGATCGCGGAGCACGGCCCGGATGCGTTCTACAAAGGGGCGATTGCCGACCAGATTGCCGAAGAGATGCAAAAGAACGGTGGGCTTATCACCAAAGCGGATCTCGCGGAGTACAAGGCCGTCGAGCGTGAGCCGATTCACGGAAGCTATCGCGGCTATGACGTTTTCTCGATGCCGCCTCCGTCTTCCGGCGGCATTCACATCGTGCAGATCCTCAACATTCTTGAAAACTTCGATATGCACAAGTTCGGCTTCGGCAGTGCGGATGCCATGCAGGTGATGGCAGAGGCGGAAAAACGCGCCTACGCCGACCGTTCAGAATACCTGGGCGACCCGGACTTCGTGAAGGTGCCGTGGCAGGCGCTGACCAATAAAGCCTATGCTAAATCGATTGCTGATGAGATTGACATCAACAAGGCCAAACCGTCGAGCGAGATCCGCCCGGGCAAGCTGGCACCGTATGAGAGCAACCAGACCACCCACTTCTCGGTGGTGGATAAAGACGGTAACGCGGTGGCGGTGACCTATACCCTCAACACCACCTTTGGTACAGGCATCGTGGCAGGCAACAGCGGGATTCTGCTCAATAACGAGATGGATGACTTCTCGGCCAAACCGGGCGTGCCGAACGTCTACGGCCTGGTGGGTGGGGATGCGAATGCGGTCGGACCGAAGAAGCGTCCGCTGTCGTCCATGTCGCCTACCATCGTGGTCAAAGACGGTAAAACCTGGCTGGTGACAGGCAGCCCTGGCGGCAGCCGTATCATCACCACGGTGCTGCAGATGGTGGTGAACAGCATTGACTTTGGAATGAATGTCGCCGAAGCGACGAACGCACCGCGTTTCCACCATCAGTGGCTGCCGGACGAGCTGCGTGTTGAGAAGGGCTTTAGCCCGGACACCTTAAAACTGCTGGAGCAGCGCGGACAGAAGGTGGCGCTGAAAGAGGCAATGGGCAGCACCCAGAGCATTATGGTCGGCCCGGACGGCACGCTGTTTGGGGCCTCGGATCCGCGTTCGGTGGACGATTTGACGGCGGGGTTCTGA